The following DNA comes from Quercus robur chromosome 1, dhQueRobu3.1, whole genome shotgun sequence.
TTCTCAGAATTTGAAAGACTTTGTCGAGGTCTCTGATGTGATCGGCcaccaatttactctttactaccatgtcatctatatacaTTTCAACGCTCTTACCCATCTgctgttcaaacatcctagtcatcatcctctgataggtcgacccggcattcttcaagccgaagggcatcaccttataatgatagtttccaaCTAGGGTGACAAAAGCggttttttcttggtcttcGGCAGCCagggatatctgatggtagccttggaaagcgtccaaaaaactcattcgggggtGTCCGACAGTCGCATCTACCAATCGGTCTATCCATggcattgggaaaggatccttcgggcaggccttgtttaagtccgtgaagtctacgcaaACCCGCCATTCCcgctcttcttttttaccacgactgtgttggctaaccattcggggtagaatacttccttgatagccccagctttCTTTAATTTTGCGACCTCTTCTCTCACAGCGTCTACATGTTCTTTTGACGGCCGCCGAGGAGGTTGCTTCTTTGGTGTTATAGCCGGGTTAACATTAAGGTGATGGCATATGAGATCTGAGTCAACCTCGGGGGCCTCATAGGgatcccaggcgaatacgtcctcATTCCGTCGAAAAAAATCAATTAGCGTTGACTTCTCCTGTGGTGGTAATTCCGAGCCGATCTGAAAAAACCTCTcagggtctgatccgacgagtACTTTCTCCAGCTCCTCACAGCTCACCTCCATGGCTGGTCCTCCACCACCCGCAGTTGGGACCGGGGtcattgattgctataagtcGTTCTCGGCTGAAGTGGAAGGTTCACTATTTGGTCGTCGTGAGattgccgacaccatgcattACCTAGCCATTCCTTGGTTCCCTATTATTTCTTTGACTTGACCTCCtgacggatacttcactttttggtgcaaggttgatggcacagcccctagtgcatgaagccacGGCCGggccacaatagctgtgtagggggagtatgcatctACGACAATGAAGTTCACCTCTACCACGTctgagtctgtttgcacaggcagcctaatcatgcctttcgggatgacgatttttccttcaaagctgactagaggggaatcgtatggcgacaggtcttcTAGCTTTAAGTTCAACCCCTTATAcaaatcagggtacattacctcCACAACGCTGccttgatcaactaacacccttttcacatcgtaACCTCCAATTTTGAGCGTGACGACTAGGGCATCGTCGTGGGGTTGAAGGGTTCCTTGCTTGTCCTCCTCCGAGAATCCGATTAAGGGCGTGGCACCTACTCTGGCACTCTTGGATTCCCTTTCGTCCGGCTCAGTCAGATACCTgcccactgacattactctgaaagGGCTGGAACTGGTCCTTCCAGGTGCGGtaagaatgacatttattgtgccaatgGGTGGCCTCAACATGCCTTGTCTGGTTTCAATATTTGACTGTTCCTGCCATCCTTCAGGGCGGTGCAACAGATGCCTCAACTTCCCTTCTTGGACAAGCCGATCCAAGTGGTTTTTCAGATTCCAGCAATCATCGGTGGTGTGACCTAGCTCCTGGTGGTACGCACAGTACAGATTCTGGTTACGTTTTGAGGGGTCACCTGCCATCCTGTTCGGCCACTGAAAGAAAAGTTCGCACTTCACCTTCTCTAGGATCTTATGCAATGGTTCTCGAAACACAACATGGACTGCTTGAGCCCCAGTAGGTCCGGACTGTTCCGCGTAGTCTCTTCTCGGCCTGTTACTGCTGTtaaagcggtccgacctgaagtccctcctctcttgagggacAGCCTTCGCTTTACCCTTCCCCAtctgctggtcctcctcgacccttttgtacttgtcaattctgtccatgagttggcgtacactggtgactggcttcccagtgagggactttcttaagccatgTTATGTCGGCAAGCCCCTTTTGAACGTACTAATGGCGACGTCGTCGTAATTTTCttctatctcattatacatttcccagtacctgtccgagtaggccttcagcgtttctccttcCCGCATGGACAAGGATAGGAGGGAATCGAGGAGCCGAGGGACTgtagtgctggtgatgaagcgggaaccaaaagcctgtgtcagctgtttaaaggaatctatggaattcggctggaaggcatcaaaccatctcatcgccatgggTCCCAAGTTGGacggaaacaccttacacattaacgcctcgtccctggagtggACAGCCATCCTCTGATTGAATTGGCTTACATGCTTTACTGGGTCGGTCCGACCATTGTATATGGCAAACGTTGGTTGATGGAACCGCTGAGGAAGCACTGCCCTCTCTATTCTACGCGTGAACGGCGACTGGGAGatgcgatccagggccttgctcatggcatcGTTGGCCAAGCCTTGGTAAGATGGGCTTTTGTGGCTGCGTTTGCGAGGccgctcttcctcataggaaaaagtctcgctcggaggggttctTGATCTTCGCCTGTATTCGTTATCCTCATCACTGCTAGTGTCCGAGCCGGGTGAAGGACGTTTTCGCTGCGCTCGgcgcagcttcttcttcaaatcatcaatctcttgTTGTAGAGCCTTTCGATCATTTTGCTTATGGGGTGCGTGGTCTTTCCCCTTTGAGCGGCTtctactcgtgtgagaggtgttcacactgccctctcgttgattatcttggtccttcTCTCGTTCGAGATTCAAAAAATTGTCCTGCCGTTGGGAATCTGCATGTCCAGTTTGGCGCGGACCTAATCCTTCCATTTCTTACTATTTCACTTatcgagacacaagttcttcccacagacagcgccaattgtaagggcggtttttggggcccaggcccagcaagtaagtgcttctggcccaaaagtccctagacaatgaatttgtagagagcgggttacagaactagggctgGATGAAGTGAACGTCAGTTAGATGTATGCCATGCAACAGACTGAACGTGAGAATATTCCATTTAAGTTCACAGGTtatcggtccgaggagacgtataagTGCACCTCTTGCTCTGGCTATAGACTACAGAATTctttcacctctctctctctctttttcctaaATTCTCCGATCCCCACTgcatggggatctccttctcttatatagcctccttaatTTGATaaggaccttacacttgttaaccatctggaccttcacttgagtgtctgtcccatcggatatccaccttatctttctgtgagttgcactggccaatgtaacactgttcgcctgtcttctccacattaatgcgactgaaaaagtagcttccttgctgTGTGTGGCTCATCCTACTACCCACGTTTGTCTGGGATGGTTCTTCACTGTGGAGGGGGCGCACATTGGGCCCATATTTGtgtgtccgaggagacattcctcctcggacgtcttttAAAACAAACTGGGCTCCACAGGATTGGGCCATGAGCTTTACCTTTGGGTCGTGGTTGGGCTCCGTgcggggcccaaggcccattgttgacTTTGTGAATTTTACCCCTACAATTAGCATGTagagtcccccccccccctttttttgtgCATGTGTATGCATTTTTATTTCCACATTTATAATCAGCAACCTAATACTTTTTTCTAtccatttgaaaattaaatttggaagTATATAGTTTGGTGTACAACTTACAAGACTAAAAGTGTTGGGattatttttatgagaataGA
Coding sequences within:
- the LOC126712369 gene encoding uncharacterized protein LOC126712369 produces the protein MGKGKAKAVPQERRDFRSDRFNSSNRPRRDYAEQSGPTGAQAVHVVFREPLHKILEKVKCELFFQWPNRMAGDPSKRNQNLYCAYHQELGHTTDDCWNLKNHLDRLVQEGKLRHLLHRPEGWQEQSNIETRQGMLRPPIGTINVILTAPGRTSSSPFRVMSVGRYLTEPDERESKSARVGATPLIGFSEEDKQGTLQPHDDALVVTLKIGGYDVKRVLVDQGSVVEWTDAGLSSSYCTSGRASSGLRSVL